A single region of the Anguilla anguilla isolate fAngAng1 chromosome 17, fAngAng1.pri, whole genome shotgun sequence genome encodes:
- the tmem205 gene encoding transmembrane protein 205 — protein sequence MATEGEPTDLVKVLHLLVMSFGWGTQVWVSFIAGFVLVSQVTRHTFGEVQSKLFPVYFYCLLGSNLVSLAVFAVYHPRELLDWHEAVQMSLYFAAVVLAALNAQWFGPAVTDAMSALHEVEREHGLGGTVGMRSGREAYVKLREQDPKYKANAATFGRYHGLSNLCNLLGFICTTANMVYAGMNLSTI from the exons GGTGATGTCCTTTGGCTGGGGTACACAGGTGTGGGTCTCCTTTATAGCAG GTTTTGTCCTGGTGTCTCAGGTGACGAGGCACACCTTCGGCGAGGTGCAGAGTAAGCTGTTCCCGGTGTACTTCTACTGCCTCCTGGGCAGTAACCTGGTCAGCCTGGCCGTGTTTGCGGTGTACCACCCCCGGGAGCTCCTGGACTGGCACGAGGCTGTGCAG ATGTCCCTGTACTTCGCCGCGGTGGTGCTGGCCGCGCTGAACGCGCAGTGGTTCGGGCCGGCCGTGACGGACGCCATGTCGGCTCTGCACGAGGTGGAGCGGGAGCACGGGCTGGGCGGCACCGTGGGGATGCGCTCCGGACGGGAGGCCTACGTCAAGCTGCGGGAGCAGGACCCCAAGTACAAGGCCAACGCGGCCACCTTCGGCCGCTACCACGGCCTGTCGAACCTCTGCAACCTGCTGGGGTTCATCTGCACCACCGCCAACATGGTGTACGCTGGGATGAACCTgagcaccatttaa